A section of the Serratia liquefaciens ATCC 27592 genome encodes:
- a CDS encoding thiamine pyrophosphate-binding protein has translation MSDKITVGEAIARTLEQYEVSAMYGIISIHNLPIADAVGQRGNIRFVPARGEAGAVTMADAHGRFSGLGVALTSTGAGAGNAVGAMIEALNANTPLLHITGQVEKAYLDADAGFIHETRDQLGFLRACSKRAYRVNSAEQAVAVIQRAILDAQTVPCGPVAVEIPIDIQSSLVSSSVLSQPVAPAPLPAASDEAVERLYQRVKQAKRPLLWLGGGALACADAVRKLADAGVVVISSTHGRGILPDRHPRSLRAFHNSPSIEAILTQCDLTLVAGSRLRSNETRTWTLPLPRPLVQIDIDPAAANRNYLADEQINGDCGALLNALAARLSPGEKVNAEWDAEIATAIQQAESALRQQSGEYAKLNDAIAAALPQDGLLVRDITVSGSVWGSRLFRAISPLCNIHSLAGAIGMGLPMAIGTAIANPQRKVVGLVGDGGLALGLGELATMAQEQANITLLIMNDGGYGVMRGIQDKYFAGRQYYNELHTPAFTQVAEAMGLKAWKVDSAAQFNGVLAEAINYPGPSVVEVDMNSIGPLTFAGPPQKTLY, from the coding sequence ATGAGCGATAAAATAACGGTTGGTGAGGCGATAGCCCGGACTCTGGAACAGTACGAGGTGTCGGCGATGTACGGCATCATTTCGATTCATAATCTGCCGATTGCCGATGCGGTAGGGCAACGTGGCAACATCCGTTTCGTACCGGCGCGTGGCGAAGCGGGCGCGGTCACCATGGCCGATGCCCACGGCCGTTTCTCCGGTCTGGGCGTAGCCTTGACCAGCACGGGCGCGGGGGCCGGCAATGCGGTCGGTGCCATGATCGAAGCGCTGAATGCCAACACGCCGTTGCTGCACATTACCGGCCAGGTGGAGAAGGCCTATCTGGATGCCGACGCCGGGTTCATTCATGAGACCCGCGATCAGTTGGGTTTCCTGCGCGCCTGCTCCAAACGCGCATATCGGGTCAACTCAGCGGAACAGGCGGTGGCCGTGATCCAGCGGGCTATCCTCGATGCGCAGACGGTGCCTTGTGGCCCGGTGGCGGTCGAGATCCCGATCGATATTCAAAGTAGCCTGGTTTCCAGTTCGGTGCTGAGCCAGCCCGTGGCGCCTGCGCCGCTGCCGGCGGCCAGTGACGAGGCGGTTGAGCGCCTGTATCAGCGGGTGAAACAGGCCAAACGCCCATTGCTGTGGTTGGGTGGCGGTGCGCTGGCCTGCGCTGATGCGGTACGCAAACTGGCGGATGCCGGCGTGGTGGTGATCTCCAGCACCCATGGGCGCGGTATCCTGCCTGATAGGCATCCGCGCAGCCTGCGTGCGTTCCACAACTCACCGAGCATTGAGGCGATCCTGACGCAGTGCGATTTGACGCTGGTGGCCGGTTCACGCTTGCGCAGCAATGAGACGCGTACCTGGACGTTGCCGCTGCCGCGCCCGCTGGTTCAAATTGATATCGATCCGGCGGCGGCCAACCGCAACTATCTGGCCGACGAGCAAATCAACGGTGACTGCGGCGCCTTGCTTAACGCGCTGGCTGCTCGTTTGAGCCCGGGTGAAAAAGTGAATGCCGAGTGGGATGCCGAGATAGCCACGGCGATACAGCAGGCGGAAAGTGCGCTGCGCCAGCAGTCGGGAGAGTATGCAAAATTGAACGACGCCATCGCCGCTGCGTTGCCGCAGGACGGTCTGTTGGTGCGTGATATCACCGTTTCCGGCAGCGTGTGGGGCAGCCGTTTGTTCCGCGCCATTTCGCCGCTCTGCAACATTCACTCGCTGGCCGGGGCGATTGGCATGGGGCTGCCAATGGCGATTGGCACGGCGATCGCCAACCCGCAGCGCAAGGTGGTGGGGCTGGTCGGGGACGGGGGGCTGGCGTTAGGCCTGGGCGAACTGGCAACCATGGCGCAGGAGCAGGCCAATATTACCCTGTTGATCATGAACGACGGCGGTTACGGCGTGATGCGGGGCATTCAGGACAAGTATTTTGCCGGCCGTCAGTATTATAACGAACTGCACACTCCCGCATTTACCCAGGTTGCCGAGGCGATGGGGCTGAAGGCGTGGAAAGTGGACAGCGCGGCGCAGTTCAACGGCGTGCTGGCGGAAGCGATTAATTATCCGGGGCCGTCGGTGGTGGAAGTGGATATGAACAGCATTGGGCCGCTAACCTTCGCCGGGCCACCGCAAAAGACATTGTACTGA
- a CDS encoding SDR family oxidoreductase translates to MNFQLEKRVAVVTGGSSGIGFETLRLLLAEGAKVAFCGRNPDKLAGAEASLRHEFPQAEILALCCDVLDESQVTQFAAQVTARFGGVDLLINNAGQGFVAHFDQTPRTAWLHEAELKLFGVINPVQAFLPALERSDIASITCVNSLLALQPEEHMIATSAARAALLNMTLTLSKELVDKGIRVNSILLGMVESGQWRRRFDERSDKDQSWEQWTAAIAERRGIPMKRLGKPQEPARALLFLASPLASFTTGAALDVSGGFNRHL, encoded by the coding sequence ATGAATTTTCAGCTTGAGAAACGGGTCGCGGTGGTCACCGGCGGTTCGTCGGGCATCGGTTTCGAAACCCTGCGTCTGCTGCTGGCGGAAGGCGCGAAGGTGGCATTTTGCGGCCGCAATCCGGACAAACTGGCCGGTGCCGAAGCCAGCCTGCGCCATGAGTTTCCGCAGGCGGAGATCCTGGCACTGTGCTGCGACGTGCTGGACGAGTCGCAGGTAACGCAGTTTGCCGCCCAGGTGACTGCACGCTTCGGCGGCGTAGATTTGTTGATCAACAACGCCGGCCAGGGGTTCGTCGCGCATTTTGATCAAACGCCGCGCACCGCCTGGCTGCATGAGGCGGAGCTAAAGCTGTTCGGCGTGATTAACCCGGTGCAGGCATTTTTGCCGGCGTTGGAGCGTTCGGATATCGCTTCCATCACCTGTGTGAATTCGCTTTTGGCCTTGCAGCCGGAAGAACACATGATCGCCACCTCGGCGGCGCGTGCGGCACTGCTCAACATGACGCTGACGCTGTCGAAAGAGCTGGTGGACAAGGGCATTCGCGTCAACTCGATCCTGTTGGGCATGGTGGAGTCCGGCCAGTGGCGCCGCCGCTTCGACGAGCGCAGCGATAAAGATCAAAGCTGGGAGCAGTGGACGGCGGCGATTGCCGAACGACGCGGCATCCCGATGAAACGCCTGGGGAAACCGCAGGAGCCGGCACGGGCGCTGCTGTTCCTGGCTTCGCCTCTGGCGTCCTTTACCACCGGGGCCGCGCTGGACGTCTCCGGCGGCTTTAACCGCCATCTTTAA
- the loiP gene encoding metalloprotease LoiP — translation MKIRTSLIALSIATLVSGCQNLNTDTLMQSGAQAFQAATLSNNDVKILSDKSCAEMDSKAQIAPADSTYAKRLNKIAAALGDNINGTPANYKVYVTKDVNAWAMANGCIRVYSGLMDMMTDNEVEGVLGHEMGHVALGHTRKAMQVAYGTVALRTAAASTGGIIGSLSQSQLADMGEKLVNAQFSQKQESEADDYSFDLLKQRGIDPNGLVTSFEKLAKMEAGRQSSMFDDHPASEARAQHIRERIAAGK, via the coding sequence ATGAAGATCCGTACCTCTTTGATTGCATTAAGCATTGCCACTTTGGTAAGCGGCTGTCAAAACCTGAACACCGATACCCTGATGCAGTCTGGCGCGCAGGCGTTCCAGGCCGCGACGCTGAGCAATAACGACGTAAAAATCCTGAGTGATAAATCCTGCGCAGAGATGGACAGCAAGGCACAAATCGCGCCGGCCGACAGTACCTATGCCAAACGCCTGAACAAAATCGCGGCGGCGCTGGGAGATAATATCAACGGCACGCCGGCCAACTATAAGGTCTACGTCACAAAAGACGTGAATGCCTGGGCAATGGCCAACGGCTGTATCCGCGTTTACAGCGGGCTGATGGACATGATGACCGACAATGAAGTGGAAGGCGTGCTGGGCCACGAAATGGGCCACGTGGCGCTGGGCCATACCCGCAAAGCAATGCAGGTCGCTTACGGCACCGTGGCATTGCGTACCGCAGCGGCCTCGACCGGCGGCATCATAGGGTCGCTGTCGCAGTCACAGTTGGCGGATATGGGCGAGAAGCTGGTTAACGCTCAGTTCTCCCAAAAACAGGAAAGTGAAGCCGATGACTATTCGTTCGATCTGCTGAAACAACGCGGCATCGACCCGAACGGCCTGGTCACCAGCTTTGAAAAACTGGCTAAAATGGAGGCCGGCCGTCAGAGCAGCATGTTTGACGATCACCCCGCTTCCGAAGCGCGCGCACAGCATATTCGCGAGCGCATCGCAGCAGGCAAGTAA
- a CDS encoding aspartate dehydrogenase — MKKIMMIGYGAMATEVLSRLPDGVSVGWIVARAAHHAAIANAFGGQVLALTHPDHCAEKPDLVLECASQQAVAEFGEAVVTRGWPLAVISTGALADAALQQRLQQACRQHRGQVIVLSGAVAGMDGLASAREGGLDSVTYQACKSPASWRGSMAEQLIDLDAVSEAQVFFEGSAREAARLFPANANVAATIALNGLGMDATRVRLLVDPATRRNTHRLQVCGNFGEFHIELSGNPLASNPKTSTLAALSAVQACRRLIDGGFIA; from the coding sequence ATGAAGAAGATCATGATGATTGGTTACGGCGCAATGGCCACAGAGGTGCTGTCCCGCCTGCCGGACGGGGTGAGCGTTGGTTGGATTGTCGCGCGTGCGGCTCATCATGCGGCGATTGCCAACGCCTTTGGTGGCCAGGTGCTGGCGTTGACCCACCCCGACCACTGTGCTGAAAAGCCGGATCTGGTGCTGGAGTGCGCCAGCCAGCAGGCGGTGGCGGAGTTCGGTGAGGCGGTGGTCACGCGCGGTTGGCCTTTAGCGGTGATCTCTACCGGCGCGTTAGCGGATGCCGCGTTGCAGCAGCGTTTGCAGCAAGCCTGTCGGCAGCATCGGGGCCAGGTGATCGTGCTGTCCGGTGCGGTGGCGGGCATGGACGGCTTGGCGTCGGCACGTGAGGGCGGTCTGGACAGCGTCACTTATCAGGCGTGTAAAAGTCCGGCCAGCTGGCGCGGCAGTATGGCAGAGCAATTGATTGATCTCGATGCGGTAAGCGAGGCGCAGGTGTTTTTCGAAGGCTCGGCGCGGGAGGCGGCGCGGTTATTCCCGGCGAACGCCAATGTGGCGGCGACCATTGCGCTCAACGGCCTGGGAATGGACGCCACCCGGGTGCGGTTGCTGGTCGATCCCGCGACCCGACGCAATACCCACCGGCTGCAGGTGTGCGGCAATTTCGGTGAGTTTCACATTGAGCTGAGCGGCAACCCGCTGGCAAGCAATCCCAAGACATCAACCCTGGCGGCGCTGAGCGCGGTACAAGCCTGCCGCCGTCTGATCGACGGTGGTTTTATTGCCTGA
- a CDS encoding MFS transporter translates to MTTQEIDARAERVGDAVAENPQQRVRWSVPIALFACVLLAFFDKISIAALFSDTEFQQALGISFDPARLGLLMSAFLFSYGISSMLLSGIGDRLNPVKVLIGMMVVWGVLMVLMGMTRSYHSMMTLRIFLGIAEGPLLPMAYAIIRQAFPQRLQARATMLWLLGTPLGAALGFPVTLYILNTFDWQTTFFFMAFLTLPVMLLVLFGMRHLNVSRPAAASVSKPAIAERKLHRHELLRNPHFWMICLFNIAFLTYLWGMNGWLPSYLIKGKGIHLEHAGYLSSLPFIAMLLGEVVGAWLSDKLDRRALACFVSLCGAGLGLAVVLQLQGTYSVIAAMAFSTFMWGAGAPNIFALLAKATSSKVSATAGGIFNGLGNFAGALAPVLMGALIAATGNMDNGLLFLVVMALIGCIILLPLLKKY, encoded by the coding sequence ATGACTACGCAAGAGATTGACGCCCGCGCTGAACGGGTGGGGGATGCTGTTGCCGAAAATCCGCAGCAACGAGTGCGCTGGTCGGTGCCCATCGCGCTGTTTGCCTGCGTGCTGCTGGCGTTTTTCGACAAGATCAGCATCGCGGCACTGTTTTCCGATACTGAATTCCAGCAGGCGCTGGGCATCAGTTTTGACCCGGCGCGGCTGGGGTTGCTGATGAGCGCGTTTTTGTTCTCCTACGGCATCTCTTCGATGTTGCTGAGCGGAATTGGCGACCGCTTGAACCCGGTCAAGGTGCTGATTGGCATGATGGTGGTGTGGGGCGTACTGATGGTGCTTATGGGCATGACACGCTCTTATCACAGCATGATGACGCTGCGCATTTTCCTCGGCATTGCCGAAGGTCCGCTGCTGCCAATGGCCTACGCCATCATTCGCCAGGCCTTCCCGCAGCGCCTGCAGGCACGCGCCACCATGTTGTGGCTGCTGGGTACGCCATTGGGCGCCGCGCTCGGCTTCCCGGTTACGCTGTACATCCTTAACACCTTTGACTGGCAGACCACCTTCTTCTTTATGGCGTTCCTGACGCTGCCGGTGATGCTGCTGGTGCTGTTCGGCATGCGTCATCTCAACGTGTCACGCCCCGCGGCGGCTAGCGTTTCCAAACCGGCTATTGCCGAACGTAAACTGCATCGCCATGAGCTGCTGCGCAACCCGCATTTTTGGATGATCTGCCTGTTTAACATCGCCTTCCTGACCTACCTGTGGGGCATGAACGGCTGGCTGCCGAGCTACCTGATCAAGGGCAAAGGTATTCATCTGGAGCACGCCGGTTATCTGTCATCGCTGCCGTTTATCGCCATGCTGCTGGGCGAAGTGGTCGGCGCCTGGCTGTCGGACAAGCTGGATCGTCGCGCACTGGCCTGTTTTGTCTCGCTGTGCGGCGCCGGGCTGGGGCTGGCCGTGGTGCTGCAGTTGCAGGGCACTTACAGCGTGATCGCCGCCATGGCTTTCAGCACCTTTATGTGGGGGGCCGGTGCGCCAAACATCTTTGCCCTGCTGGCGAAAGCCACCAGCAGCAAGGTCAGCGCCACCGCCGGCGGTATTTTTAACGGATTGGGCAATTTTGCCGGTGCGCTGGCACCGGTGCTGATGGGGGCGCTGATCGCCGCCACCGGCAACATGGATAACGGCTTGCTGTTCCTGGTGGTGATGGCCCTGATCGGCTGCATCATTCTGCTGCCGTTACTGAAGAAGTATTGA
- a CDS encoding cupin domain-containing protein yields MSQVEKQAGVKPQDQSIEHWVESRIARFEGRKYDWNALKFQADYDPKYRRAQMRYIGTGATGVASDTNTIPAGNFTFSTMVLPSKCEGPLHLHDDVEEVFFMLKGSITLMIQDGSEYYETKLKERDLISVPAGVYRGLFNHGEEEALMCVMLGTAKPETPTYPADHPLSKVKRN; encoded by the coding sequence ATGTCCCAGGTTGAGAAGCAAGCTGGCGTCAAGCCGCAGGATCAATCGATTGAGCATTGGGTGGAATCGCGTATCGCCCGCTTTGAAGGCCGTAAATATGACTGGAACGCGTTGAAGTTCCAGGCCGATTACGACCCGAAATACCGCCGTGCGCAGATGCGCTACATCGGTACCGGCGCCACCGGGGTAGCCAGCGACACCAATACCATTCCGGCAGGCAACTTCACCTTCTCCACCATGGTGCTGCCTTCGAAGTGCGAGGGCCCGTTGCACCTGCACGATGACGTGGAAGAGGTGTTCTTTATGCTGAAGGGCAGCATCACGCTGATGATCCAGGACGGTAGCGAGTATTACGAAACCAAGCTGAAAGAGCGCGATCTGATCTCGGTGCCGGCCGGAGTCTACCGTGGGTTGTTCAACCACGGCGAAGAAGAGGCATTGATGTGCGTGATGCTCGGTACCGCCAAACCGGAAACCCCGACCTACCCGGCGGATCACCCGTTATCCAAAGTGAAACGCAACTGA
- the tkt gene encoding transketolase has translation MSSRKELANAIRALSMDAVQKANSGHPGAPMGMADIAEVLWRDYLNHNPTNPHWADRDRFVLSNGHGSMLIYSLLHLTGYDLPMSELENFRQLHSKTPGHPEYGYTPGVETTTGPLGQGIANAVGFAIAERTLAAQFNRPGHDVVDHHTYAFMGDGCMMEGISHEVCSLAGTLKLGKLTAFYDDNGISIDGHVEGWFTDNTAERFEAYGWHVVRHVDGHNPDAIKAAIEEARKVTDKPSLLMCKTVIGFGSPNKAGTHDVHGAALGAAEVAATREALGWKYAAFEIPQDIYAQWDAKEAGKAKEAAWNDKFAAYAKAFPELAAEFKRRMNGELPANWKADAKAFVEQLQANPANIASRKASQNALEAFGKVLPEFLGGSADLAPSNLTMWSGSKALNVDPAGNYIHYGVREFGMTAITNGIALHGGFLPYSATFLMFVEYARNAVRMAALMKIRNVFVYTHDSIGLGEDGPTHQPVEQIASLRVTPNMSTWRPCDQVESAIAWQYGIERNDGPTTLIFSRQNLTQQPRTAEQLANVYRGGYVLKDCAGTPDVILIATGSEVGITVEAADKLSAAGTKVRVVSMPSTDAFDKQDAAYRESVLPAAVTARVAVEAGIADYWYKYVGLNGAIVGMTTFGESAPAEQLFKEFGFTVDNVVAKAQALLK, from the coding sequence ATGTCCTCTCGTAAAGAGCTTGCCAACGCCATCCGCGCACTCAGCATGGACGCCGTACAAAAAGCAAATTCCGGCCACCCGGGTGCACCTATGGGCATGGCGGACATCGCCGAAGTCCTGTGGCGTGACTACCTGAACCACAACCCGACCAACCCGCACTGGGCTGACCGTGACCGCTTCGTCCTCTCCAACGGCCATGGCTCCATGCTGATTTACAGCCTGCTGCACCTCACCGGCTACGACCTGCCGATGAGCGAGCTGGAAAACTTCCGCCAGCTGCACTCCAAAACCCCGGGTCACCCGGAATACGGCTACACCCCAGGCGTGGAAACCACCACCGGCCCACTGGGCCAGGGCATCGCCAACGCCGTCGGCTTCGCCATTGCCGAACGCACCCTGGCTGCGCAGTTCAACCGCCCGGGCCATGACGTGGTCGACCACCACACCTACGCCTTTATGGGCGACGGCTGCATGATGGAAGGCATCTCTCACGAAGTCTGTTCCCTGGCCGGTACCCTCAAGCTCGGCAAACTGACCGCGTTCTACGATGACAACGGCATCTCCATCGACGGTCACGTGGAAGGCTGGTTCACCGACAACACCGCCGAGCGCTTTGAAGCCTACGGCTGGCACGTGGTGCGTCACGTGGACGGCCACAACCCGGATGCCATCAAGGCCGCGATTGAAGAAGCCCGCAAGGTCACCGACAAGCCGTCCCTGCTGATGTGCAAAACCGTGATTGGTTTCGGCTCCCCGAACAAGGCCGGTACCCACGACGTGCACGGTGCTGCGCTGGGCGCCGCCGAAGTGGCCGCCACCCGCGAAGCCCTGGGCTGGAAATATGCCGCCTTCGAAATCCCGCAGGACATCTATGCCCAGTGGGACGCCAAAGAAGCCGGCAAGGCGAAAGAAGCGGCCTGGAACGACAAGTTCGCCGCCTACGCCAAGGCCTTCCCGGAACTGGCTGCCGAGTTCAAACGCCGCATGAACGGCGAACTGCCGGCCAACTGGAAAGCCGACGCCAAAGCCTTCGTCGAGCAGCTGCAGGCCAACCCGGCCAACATCGCCAGCCGCAAGGCCTCGCAGAACGCGCTGGAAGCCTTCGGCAAGGTGCTGCCTGAGTTCCTCGGCGGCTCCGCTGACCTGGCGCCTAGCAACCTGACCATGTGGTCCGGCTCGAAAGCGCTGAACGTTGACCCGGCGGGTAACTACATCCACTACGGCGTGCGCGAGTTCGGCATGACCGCCATCACCAACGGCATCGCGCTGCACGGCGGCTTCCTGCCGTACTCCGCGACCTTCCTGATGTTCGTGGAATACGCCCGTAACGCGGTGCGCATGGCGGCGCTGATGAAAATCCGCAACGTGTTCGTTTATACCCACGACTCCATCGGTCTGGGCGAAGACGGCCCGACACACCAGCCGGTTGAGCAGATTGCCAGCCTGCGCGTGACCCCGAACATGAGCACCTGGCGTCCGTGTGACCAGGTGGAATCGGCGATTGCCTGGCAGTACGGCATCGAGCGCAATGACGGCCCGACCACGCTGATTTTCTCGCGTCAGAACCTGACCCAGCAGCCGCGTACCGCGGAGCAGCTGGCCAACGTTTACCGCGGCGGCTACGTGCTGAAGGACTGTGCCGGTACGCCGGACGTCATCCTGATTGCCACCGGTTCGGAAGTGGGCATCACCGTGGAAGCGGCAGACAAGCTGAGCGCGGCGGGCACCAAGGTGCGCGTGGTCTCGATGCCGTCTACCGACGCCTTCGACAAGCAGGACGCGGCTTACCGTGAATCCGTGCTGCCGGCGGCGGTCACTGCCCGCGTGGCGGTGGAAGCGGGTATCGCGGACTACTGGTACAAGTACGTGGGCCTGAACGGCGCTATCGTGGGCATGACCACCTTTGGTGAGTCGGCACCGGCAGAGCAGCTGTTCAAAGAGTTCGGCTTCACCGTGGATAACGTGGTGGCCAAGGCGCAGGCACTGCTGAAATAA
- a CDS encoding alpha/beta fold hydrolase, which produces MNGLAQRQQARCGEFTLSWREAGHGRPVVLLHGISSGSASWIKQFNDSGLADGHRLLAWDAPGYGGSLPLTVSEPDAAAYAAALAALVAHLQLEQPLIVGHSLGALIGSAYAAGYPDGLCGLVLADPAQGYANAPLEKRQQVYSQRKQLIEQLGPQGYGEQRAAALLREGADPQDIAWVRNGMQQLDPEGFLNAAWMLANDDIGRYLAQYRGPLQVWCGDCDRITPPEAAAVLAQQQDATLRLIEGAGHASYLDAPGQFNRYLQDFTGAIQP; this is translated from the coding sequence ATGAACGGCCTGGCGCAACGTCAGCAGGCGCGCTGCGGGGAGTTTACCCTGAGCTGGCGCGAGGCGGGTCACGGTCGCCCGGTGGTGTTGCTGCACGGCATCAGTTCCGGTTCGGCCTCGTGGATCAAGCAGTTCAATGACTCGGGGCTGGCCGACGGTCATCGCTTGCTGGCCTGGGACGCCCCAGGCTACGGCGGCAGCCTGCCGCTGACGGTCAGCGAGCCGGATGCCGCCGCCTACGCCGCCGCGCTGGCGGCGCTGGTGGCGCACTTGCAGTTGGAGCAACCGCTGATCGTCGGTCACTCGCTCGGCGCCTTGATCGGTAGCGCCTATGCTGCCGGTTATCCCGACGGATTATGTGGGCTGGTGTTGGCGGATCCGGCGCAGGGCTACGCCAACGCACCGCTGGAGAAACGCCAACAGGTTTATAGCCAGAGAAAACAGCTGATTGAGCAGCTTGGGCCGCAGGGCTACGGCGAGCAGCGGGCGGCGGCGTTACTGCGTGAAGGTGCGGATCCTCAAGATATTGCCTGGGTACGCAACGGCATGCAGCAGCTGGATCCCGAGGGTTTTCTCAATGCCGCCTGGATGCTGGCCAACGACGATATCGGCCGCTATCTGGCGCAGTACCGCGGCCCGTTGCAGGTGTGGTGCGGTGACTGCGATCGGATCACGCCACCGGAAGCGGCGGCGGTGCTGGCGCAACAGCAGGACGCGACACTGCGCCTGATTGAGGGGGCCGGGCATGCCAGCTATCTCGATGCGCCGGGGCAATTTAACCGCTATCTGCAGGATTTTACGGGAGCAATTCAACCATGA
- a CDS encoding aldehyde dehydrogenase, which produces MERLKIFVAGRWCEGRGDEMASQFPADGSVNARLRAASIEDVNDAVAAAERAWRAPEWRGLVPHQRANILYRVSNLIMAQLEELAQLQTRDNGKPLAETRGLVASAAATARYFAAACEVLEGELPTQRSAEIMTLSQYQPLGVIAAITPWNSPIASEMQKVAPALAAGNAVILKPAEATPLMALKLAELFEQAGLPAGLLSVLPGKGSVIGEALARHPLVKKISFTGGTNTGRHLAHIAAEKLIPTSLELGGKSPTIVLEDADLEQAARGICYGIFSSAGQACIAGSRLFVHRSLYQPLLARLSELAAGLRVGNPLTPGVHLGPLINDKHRQSVADYVALAQQEGGRVVIGGEAPADPLLAGGSYYLPTIIEGLSNRARACQEEIFGPVLVALPFDNEQQLIEQANDSVYGLAAGIWSRDFPRAMALAEQLETGTVWINTYKTFSISTPFGGFKESGLGREKGLHGIKAYMQQKSLYLALSHQANRWSD; this is translated from the coding sequence ATGGAAAGGTTAAAGATTTTTGTGGCTGGGCGTTGGTGTGAAGGGCGTGGCGATGAAATGGCCTCGCAGTTCCCGGCCGACGGCAGCGTGAATGCGCGGCTGCGTGCCGCCAGTATTGAAGACGTCAATGATGCGGTAGCCGCGGCGGAACGCGCCTGGCGGGCCCCCGAGTGGCGTGGGCTGGTGCCGCATCAGCGAGCCAACATTCTGTACCGCGTCAGCAACCTGATTATGGCGCAACTGGAAGAGCTGGCGCAGTTGCAGACCCGCGACAACGGCAAACCCCTGGCGGAAACCCGTGGGCTGGTGGCCAGCGCGGCGGCGACGGCTCGCTACTTTGCCGCTGCCTGCGAGGTGCTGGAGGGCGAACTGCCGACCCAGCGCAGCGCGGAGATCATGACGTTGAGCCAGTATCAGCCGCTGGGCGTGATCGCGGCCATTACGCCGTGGAACTCGCCGATCGCCAGTGAGATGCAAAAGGTGGCCCCCGCACTGGCGGCGGGCAATGCGGTGATCCTCAAACCGGCCGAAGCGACACCGCTGATGGCGCTAAAACTGGCGGAACTGTTTGAGCAAGCAGGCCTGCCCGCCGGACTGCTTAGCGTGTTGCCGGGCAAAGGCTCGGTGATTGGCGAGGCACTGGCGCGTCACCCGTTAGTGAAAAAGATTTCTTTTACCGGGGGGACCAATACTGGTCGCCATTTGGCGCATATCGCCGCCGAGAAGCTGATCCCTACCTCGCTGGAGCTGGGCGGCAAGTCGCCGACCATCGTGCTGGAGGACGCCGATTTGGAACAGGCGGCTCGCGGGATCTGCTACGGCATTTTCAGCTCCGCCGGCCAGGCCTGCATTGCCGGCTCGCGGCTGTTTGTGCATCGCTCGCTATACCAGCCGCTGCTGGCGCGCCTGAGCGAGCTGGCGGCCGGGCTGCGGGTCGGCAATCCGCTGACGCCGGGCGTGCACCTCGGCCCGCTGATTAACGACAAGCATCGCCAAAGCGTGGCGGATTATGTGGCGCTGGCGCAGCAAGAAGGCGGCCGGGTAGTGATAGGCGGCGAAGCGCCGGCCGATCCGCTGCTGGCCGGCGGCAGCTATTACCTGCCAACGATTATCGAAGGGTTGAGTAACCGTGCCCGCGCTTGCCAGGAAGAGATTTTTGGCCCGGTACTGGTGGCACTGCCGTTCGATAACGAACAACAGTTGATCGAGCAAGCCAACGATTCGGTGTATGGGCTGGCCGCCGGGATCTGGAGCCGGGATTTCCCGCGGGCGATGGCGCTGGCGGAGCAATTGGAAACCGGCACCGTGTGGATCAACACCTACAAAACATTCTCTATTTCTACGCCTTTCGGCGGTTTCAAAGAGAGCGGTCTGGGCCGCGAAAAGGGTCTGCACGGCATCAAGGCCTATATGCAGCAGAAAAGCCTTTACCTGGCGCTGAGCCATCAGGCGAACCGCTGGAGCGATTAG